The following DNA comes from Agromyces mangrovi.
CGGTGAGCGCGAGGAACACGTCGTCGAGCGTGGGCGGCACGCCGGTCGCGGTGCGCACCTGGATTCCGGCGGCGTCGAGCGCGCGCACCGCCGCGGGCAGGAGCGCGTCGCCGTCGGGGGCGGTGACGGTGACGGATGCCTCGCCCTCACGCCTGACCTCGCGGTCGGTCAGCCCCTGGACGACGCCCGCCGCGCGTCGCGCCTCGTCGCCGTCGCGGAACCCGAACGTCACCACGTCGCCCGCCAATTCCGCCTTCAGCCGCGCGGCCGTGTCGTCGGCGATCACGCGCCCCCTATCCATGACCATCACGCGCTCGGCGTAGCGGTCGGCCTCCTCGAGGTAGTGCGTGGTGAGGAAGACCGTCGTGCCGTGGTCTTCGCGCAGCCGCAGGATGTGCGCCCACAGGTTCGCCCGGCTCTGCGGGTCGAGCCCGGTGGACGGCTCGTCGAGGAACAGCAGGGGCGGGGCGTGCATGAGGCCGAGCGCGATGTCGAGCCGGCGCTTCTGGCCGCCCGAGAGCTGCTGCACCGACCGGTTCGCGAACGACGCGAGGTCGAGCGACTCCATCAGCTCGTCGGCACGCTGCCGGGCGGCCGCCTTGGGCATGCCGTAGAACGCACCCTGGCTGAGCAGCTCGTCGCGTGCGCGCTGCGCGAAGCTGCCGCTCGTGAGCTGCCCCACGTAGCCCACGCGTGCGCGCACCTCGGCGGGCCTGCGGAGGATGTCGTGCCCGACGACCCGCGCGGTGCCGGCCGTGGGCGGTATGAGGGTGGTGAGCATGCGCAGGCTCGTCGACTTGCCGGCGCCGTTCGGCCCGAGGAACGCGACGAGCTCGCCGCGCGCGACCTCGAACGAGAGGTCGGTGACGGCCTCGACGATCTGCTTCTTCACCGTGAAGCGCTTGGTGAGTCCCTGGGACTCGAGGATGGGTTCGTTCGCCATGCCCCCATGTTCGCGGCCATTGCGGACGGATTCTGTCCGCAATGTGCGAGAATCTTGGCGAGATGTCCGATACGACCACGCGGGCGCTGGCCCTGCTGAACCTGCTCCAGACCCACCGGCACTGGACGGGCGACGACCTCGCCCTGCGCCTCGACGTGACGGTGCGCACCGTGCGGCGCGACATCGATCGACTCCGCGACCTCGGCTACCGCATCGAGTCGACGTCGGGCACGACCGGCGGCTACCGGCTCGCGCCCGGGGGTGCCGTGCCGCCGCTGCTGCTCACGGACGACGAGGCCGTCGCGATCGCGATCGGGTTGCGCATCGCCGCGTCCGAACGCCTGCTGAGCGGATCCGAGACGGCGCTCACCGCGCTCGCGAAGCTCGAGCAGGTGCTGCCGGCGCCGCTGCGTCGGCGCGTCAACGCGCTCGCGGAGTCCGTGCAGCCCACGGGCATCCGCCCCGGCACCCCCGTGTCGACCGAGGTGCTCGGGGAACTCGCCCTCGCGTGCCGCGACCACGAGCGCGTGCGCTTCCGCTACACGTCGGCCGACGGCACCGCCACGACGCGACGCGTCGAGCCGCACGTCGTCGCTCCCGCCGACCGGCACTGGTACCTGCTGTGCTGGGACCTCGGCAGGGACGACTGGCGGACGTTCCGCGTCGATCGTCTGGCCGACGTGGAGCACACACGCGTGCTGTTCCCTCCCCGGCGGCTCACCGCCGAGGAGGTCGAGGAGTTCATCCTCGTCGCGCAGTCGTGGTCGCGCCAGCCGGTGGAGGCGGACGTCGTGATGGACCTGCCGCTCGACGAGATGCGCGCGCACTTCGGGCAGTGGGGTCAGGGGGCGACGGCCGAGGACGAACTGCGCACGCGCTGGCCGGTCGGCGGTCGCGACTGGCGGGAGACCATGTACGGCATGACCTACGTGCCGGCGGGCGTCGCGTTCACGACCGACCTCGCGGAGCCGGGGCGCTCGGAGCTGCGCGAGGTGCTCGAGCGGATGCTCCGGGCGCTCGACGACCCGGCGCCTGCGCCCCGGCCGTGAGGAGCGGATCACTCACTCGAAGAGCGGGCGCCCCTCGGCCATGCGGAGCTTCACGTCGTCGAGGATGTTCGTGAACATCGCGGTGCGTCGCTTCGGCGGCATCCGTCGCACCACCCAGGCGACCGTTCGTGAGAACCGACGGAACTTGTTCGCGTGCTTCTCGCTCCACGGGAGCTGCATCTGCTCGCGGAGCTGCGCGGGGAGGCTGCCGGCCGTGGCCAGTTCGCGCAGCCGCACGAGTGCGCGCCGCGGCGGCTTCGTCAGATACTCGAGGCGCATCACACTGGTGAGGTAGGCCCGCACCGAGTCGTCGATGTGCGCTCGCTCGAGACCGTCCTCCCAGTACTCCTGGAAGGCCGCGCGGTCGGTGGGCCACAGGTCGGCGGGCATCTGGAGCATGCCGCCGAGCACGACGCTCTCTGCGTACATCGCCTCGCGCGTGGCGTCGTCGAGCTCGCCCCACACCGCCTCGTAGGCGTCCTCGAATCCGATGTAGAGGCACGCAGCGACCCAGCGTTGCAGCTCCGGGTCGAACGCGTTGTACGCCGGCTTCGCACCCTCGGGGGAGCGCACCTGGGCGTGCGACCGGTTCGTCGCGCGGCGGAAGGCGGCGCGTTCCTCGGCGTTGCCGAAGACCGCGACCGCGAGGAATCCGATGGTCGTGCGCCGCCGCCGCTCGGGGTCGCGGAAGAGCGCGGACTCGACCCTGCTGTCCTTCACGCCGTACCCGACGGCCGGCCACGACAGCTGCATGATGATGTTCGCCGCGCTGCCGACGGCGATGAACGGCGTCGCCGCCTGCTGCAGCGTCTGCGTGGGCAGCTCGTCGAGCCACTCGCGCTCGGCGCGCCGTGTCGGCGCGTTCGTGTCTTCGATCGTCATCAGGTCGCCCTCCGGTGGCGTCGTCGCACGTTCGACGCTAACACCGGATGGCTGATAAGTGAATGGCAATTCACGCAGTTCGCGTGCGCAGTGGGCTGACCTGGGCAAGGAACTCGAAGTCGCGGTCCCGGTGCAGCACGGTCAACCCTCGACGGAGCGCAACCGCCGCGATGAGGCAGTCGACGAGGCTTCGAATCGGGTGCCCGTTCCGGCGCGAGGCGACGGAGAGCTGGGCCGCCGCACGGTAGTCGAGCGGACCGTCCACCGGCACGACGGGCAGGCCGTTCACGAGCGCACCGATGCTCCGCTCCAGTTGCGCCGAGGTCGCACCGGCGAGCAACTCCATGACGATCGGCTCGGTGATCGCCACCTCGGTACCGGACCCGATCGCTTCGGCGAGCTCCGCGACGACGGGGTCGTCGGTATCGCGAAGGAACTCGATCCACGCCGACGTGTCGACGAGGATCACTGGTCGCGCCAAGGGTCATTGTCGTCGCGGATCTCGTCGACGTCCCCACCCCAGCCGCTCCCGCGCAGCGCCAACAGCGCCTCCGTGGTGAGCTGCACCCCGACCAATCGGCGCAGCGCGAAGTCGACGGCCTCTCGCTTCGTCGAAAGATCGAACCGACTCATCGCCTCGGCGATGAGCTCGTCATCGATGTCGATGTTTGTGCGTGTCATACACCAAGAATACACCCCCGCTGTACCCAGCGGCGCGAGCACCTGCGTGCGCCCACCGCGCGGGTCAGCCGCGCACCATCTGCAGCAGGTGCTCGTACTCTTCGCGCATGCCCGGGTTGCCGATGCGGGGGTCATCGGATGCCCCGTGGCGCACCATCTCGTCGAGGTAGCGGCGGTCCGCATCCAGGCGGGCGAGCGCGTCCGCGCCGACGCTTCCGTGGCCGGGCACGACGATCTCGGCGCGGGCGGCGAGCGGGGCGAGTCGATCGAGTGCCTCGCGGTACGCCGGCAGGTCGTCCGGGAAGAACGGCAGCGGCAGCTCGGCGTCGCTCAGCATGTCTCCGGCCACGAGCACGCGTTGCCGGGGAAGCCAGACCGCCGTGTGCC
Coding sequences within:
- a CDS encoding ATP-binding cassette domain-containing protein codes for the protein MANEPILESQGLTKRFTVKKQIVEAVTDLSFEVARGELVAFLGPNGAGKSTSLRMLTTLIPPTAGTARVVGHDILRRPAEVRARVGYVGQLTSGSFAQRARDELLSQGAFYGMPKAAARQRADELMESLDLASFANRSVQQLSGGQKRRLDIALGLMHAPPLLFLDEPSTGLDPQSRANLWAHILRLREDHGTTVFLTTHYLEEADRYAERVMVMDRGRVIADDTAARLKAELAGDVVTFGFRDGDEARRAAGVVQGLTDREVRREGEASVTVTAPDGDALLPAAVRALDAAGIQVRTATGVPPTLDDVFLALTGRTLREADATKDQGVADGEGEADASGGASPEASDATAVTETTGANR
- a CDS encoding helix-turn-helix transcriptional regulator, translated to MSDTTTRALALLNLLQTHRHWTGDDLALRLDVTVRTVRRDIDRLRDLGYRIESTSGTTGGYRLAPGGAVPPLLLTDDEAVAIAIGLRIAASERLLSGSETALTALAKLEQVLPAPLRRRVNALAESVQPTGIRPGTPVSTEVLGELALACRDHERVRFRYTSADGTATTRRVEPHVVAPADRHWYLLCWDLGRDDWRTFRVDRLADVEHTRVLFPPRRLTAEEVEEFILVAQSWSRQPVEADVVMDLPLDEMRAHFGQWGQGATAEDELRTRWPVGGRDWRETMYGMTYVPAGVAFTTDLAEPGRSELREVLERMLRALDDPAPAPRP
- a CDS encoding oxygenase MpaB family protein; protein product: MTIEDTNAPTRRAEREWLDELPTQTLQQAATPFIAVGSAANIIMQLSWPAVGYGVKDSRVESALFRDPERRRRTTIGFLAVAVFGNAEERAAFRRATNRSHAQVRSPEGAKPAYNAFDPELQRWVAACLYIGFEDAYEAVWGELDDATREAMYAESVVLGGMLQMPADLWPTDRAAFQEYWEDGLERAHIDDSVRAYLTSVMRLEYLTKPPRRALVRLRELATAGSLPAQLREQMQLPWSEKHANKFRRFSRTVAWVVRRMPPKRRTAMFTNILDDVKLRMAEGRPLFE
- the vapC gene encoding type II toxin-antitoxin system VapC family toxin; this translates as MARPVILVDTSAWIEFLRDTDDPVVAELAEAIGSGTEVAITEPIVMELLAGATSAQLERSIGALVNGLPVVPVDGPLDYRAAAQLSVASRRNGHPIRSLVDCLIAAVALRRGLTVLHRDRDFEFLAQVSPLRTRTA
- a CDS encoding type II toxin-antitoxin system VapB family antitoxin, which encodes MTRTNIDIDDELIAEAMSRFDLSTKREAVDFALRRLVGVQLTTEALLALRGSGWGGDVDEIRDDNDPWRDQ